In the Salvia splendens isolate huo1 chromosome 16, SspV2, whole genome shotgun sequence genome, aataCATGGAATGAGAAATGCATCTCTCTAATTGATCATCCAAGTAAGAGGTCGGTGCCACTCCTCCAACACACTCATCCATCACGGTCACAACATTGCAATGTTGtaggcttcctcccggttccgcaTCATGCCTCTTTAAGGCCTCATATATCGAAAATGTCACGCTCTCATCATTGAGGCGAAGTGTAAGCTCCCCTTTTGAAACATCGATCATGGCCTTCCCGGTGGCAAGGAACGGTCTTCCCAAAATAAGAGGTACAATTCTATCCTCTTCCATGTCCAACACCACGAAGTCAACGGGGAATATGAACTCATTCACCCTCACCAATATATCTTCTGCTATGCCCGAGGGATATGCCACCGATCTATCCGCCATTTGCAAAGTAATGCTAGTCGATCTCAATTTACCAATATTCAACTTGTTGAAGAAGGACAATGGCATAAGATTAATGCTAGCCCCTAGATCGCACAAGGCATTCCCCACAAAGCAATTTCCAATAGTGCACTCAATAGTGAAGCTTCCCGGATCTTGCATTTTGGCCGGCAACTTCCTTTGAATAATTGCACTGCAACTCTCCGTCAAGTTGACCGTCTCATAGTGCccccatttccttttttgtgatACCACATCCTTGAGGAACTTTGCATAACTTGGCATTTGTTGAAGTGCTTCAACAAGAGGGATGTTAATTTGAACTTTCCTAAAGATATCCAAAAATCTTGAAAATTgttcatccttctttttctttgcatCATTTGAGGGAAAGGAAGTTTAACTTCCGTGGGCTTAGGAGGAACTATTGTCTCGGCTTGATCTTTTGGTGGGCTCTTCGTTGATGCCTCCACTTCTATTGTCTCTTCTTCTTCGGGTTGCACAATAGCTTCCTTTTCGGGCATAGGGGGGCTCTTATAGCTTGTTCCACTCCTCAAATTGATAGCCTTGCAATCCTTTGTGTTAGGAATGGTGTTGCTTGGGAATTGCCCCGGTTGATGAAGTTGGCCCACGGCTTGGGCAATTTGACTCATTTGATGTTCCAAAGCCCCCATTCTCGTGGTGACCTCCACTACCGCCGTCTCAACCTTATCAATTCTCTTAGTAGATTGTGTCATGATTCCATCGGTCTTCTCCATTAGAGCTTTCAGAAGCTCATGGGTGACATCATCACTTGAAGGTTTAGAATTGGTGGGCACATTAGCGGCCCCACTTGTCGACCCACTAGGTGTAGGGAAacgaggtggtggaggtggttggATAGCATTGTTTGGATTGCCATAAGAAAGGTTTGGATGTGCATTGAAGGGTGAGCGATAGCCTTGGTAATTACCACCCCCATTGTTAGGGCGATAGTTGTAGAAGTTCCTTTGATTCCCTCCTTGATGCACATAATTGACATCTTCCACGGTATGTAAAGGCTCTCCCATAGGTGCCACTCCCAAACTAAGGCCATCCACCTTTTGATTCAACAACATCATTTGTTGGTTGAGAAGATTGAATGCATCCGAATCCACAACCGAAGCCACCGGCATTGAACTATCTCGGCCCGAGCTCCAACCCTTGCTAGTATAGGCAAGCCTTTGAAGCATCTTCTTGCACTCCtcgacccccttgtccaagaatGAACCCCCCGAACCAAAGTCTAATTGACTCTTGATAAACTCCGAGCATCCATTGTAGAAGAGGCTCACTTGATGGCCCGGAGATAACCCATGGTTGGGGCATTTCTTTAGCAAGGCGTTGAATCTCTCCCAAGCCTCGAACATAGACTCTTGGCCCTTCATTTTAAAGTGGGAGATCTCTGCTTGGAGGTTGAGAGTGGAGCTTAGAGGGAAGAATCGATCCAAAAACTTTTGGGCTAAGTCGTCCCAACTTGTAACCGAGCCCGGCTCAAGGTTATCAAACCAATCTCTAGCATATCCCGACAATGAGAATGGAAATAGCCTAAGTTTGATTGTATCGTCGGGAACCCCATTAAGCTTAGTTGTATTGGCAATCTCTAAGAATTTAGATAAGTGCCTATTAGGATCCTCCGTGGGCCTTCCCGAGAAAACACGTTGCTCCACAAATTGAATCAATCCTGTCTTCAACTCAAAATTGTTGGCATTCACCCTTGTATCATAGGGTGGATGTGGGATATTGACGTTCCCAAATGCGTCTCTAACCGGAGCCTCTCGCCTcctttcctcctctctttcccTTCTCATCTCCGCCATTTCTTGTTGTAGTTGGAGAATGATTTGGTCTTGATTTaatggaggtggaggtggagggggAATTCCCTCATTGTTCCCATGTGGATTTTCCATTGGCTCAACTTGATGTTGAGCTCTTGCTCTTCTCCTtcgtcctcctcttcttctattGGCGGCTTCTATCTCTAAATTAATCGGCTCAAGGGGTAAACGACTTGAGCGCGTGAGCATAAAAACCTACACAACACAAGAGAGGAAACAAAGTCAAAATAGAGCTAAACtagaaaactaaactaaataattaaagcaAGTAAAATGTCTAAACTAGTATTCTCTATCTTTTCACAATATCAAACACAAAAGCAAATttagtccccggcaacggcgccaaaaacttgactcgtGCTAATTTAGTATTCAAAAGCgtcacccgcaagtgtacgagtTAAGTAGCACGTGGTAAGCTAAATTATCGATCCACGGAGACTAAAAGCCGGTTTGAATACTATGATGTAACTTTGAACACTATCTAGACTAATAAAAGGGGTTTTTGGTTTTCTTAACTAAGATCAAAGAACAAATAAGCTAGTAAGacaattaactaagaaaaataaacaaacaaagataggttttcacacaaattgggaaAGTATAGGGAAATGGATCCGTTAGAATGGATCAAGGATTTCATCTATGGgtcatgctcatctattgggCCTCAAATGCGGTTAGGAAAGTCGGGATAATCGGTTAGaccccctctcgggtgcatctaacaCGTGGGTCAATCTCTAGTGTAGGAGTCTCGTCCATACAATTCGAGATTGACTCCAAAGCACAACGGACCCAAGCCCTCTCTCTAGCTTATGCATCTCTCGATTACATATAATGCACGGAGTTGTTGATTACACATCTATCCTAATCTTGTATTTCTCAATAACATCAATTAGGTACAAGATTTAtctaattggtagctaagcaattagaTATTAAAAGACCAAGGttcaacaaaaccaacaaaagaGATAGATACGCATTCAACCATAGAttcaatccatacaatccattcaaacttcaccaaatccctacTAAAAGCTTAGCTACTCATAGTCAaagctaacataaaagcaaaaacaaggaaaacaaaGCTACACATAATAGAAATGATACTAGAACTCCCTATGGTGGAATTGATGGTGGGGGGTCTCCTTCCTCCAATCTCTTGGAAATGGGAAGCTCCTTGACTTCAAATCCTCTCAAAACCTTACTTTCTTGCTAAGATTCGTGGTGTGGGAGTTAGGGTTTGGAAATGAGTGAGAACCATTTTATATCCGGAGTAAGAAAGAGGCAAAGGTGGCAACAGCgacaaatcgcccggtcgggcgatctgtAAGTCGGAatatgcccggtcgggcgatctggGTAAATCGCGATGAGgcttcaaacgcccggtcgggcgttttgttggatgaaaaacgcccggtcgggcgaactttctgtttTCTTCGGCTtgcgcccgaccgggcgttttttatatgaaattcgcccggtcgggcgaacatTCTGTGGTCAGCCCGTTCGCTCCGTTTTGCCCGTTTTAGACCTGTTCTTGCATCAAAACTCCGACAAACTTGTTAACTCTAAAAAATAGCTGAAAAGTGGGTGAAACATATACTTTATACCTCAAAAGATTCAACAACATGTGTTAATCAcccatctaaacatcctaaactatgagtttgtcagtgcctttttcaacaccttgaagaatggcagttgcttttcggctgcttgggaaaggaatcgattcagtgcggctagacatccggttagcctttgcacgtcatgtatggacttcggcattgccatgtgctgaacgacttgaacttttgagggatttgccttgagtccgtcctttgaaacccaacaacccagaaactttcccgaatctaccaaaaaggtacatttttgggggttgagtttgaggttggcttttcggagcacgttgagagtggatttgaggttgtcttcgtactccgaagtgcttttgcttttgacaactatgtcgtcgacatacacttcaacctgtttcccgattaggtgccgaaaaagcttgtctaccatcctttgataagtggctccggcattctttaaaccgaatggcatctttttataagcgaaaatgccgaaatcggtaatgaaagctgttttcggagcgtcactctcatccatcaacacttggtgatatcctttgtataaatcaagaaaacagaaaatttcgaagccgatcaaagcttctacttttttatctatattcggaaggggatagcaatcttttggacagtgcttgtttagatcggtaaaatctatgcacatccgccatcctcctccttttttcttgatcatcacaggattggccacccaagaaggatatttcacctcgaatagtacatccgcttttagtaattggcggacttcgtcatggatgacttggcttctttctgccgcaaagagtctttgcttctgttttactggccggattgaaggatcaatatttaaccgatgagtgattacctcggggggcactccggtcatgtccaacggagaccatgcaaagacatctttgtactccttgaggagctgaatggtcttttcccggagtagaggcgttcctgcgaagccgacgttgaccgttctggatggatcatcttcgtataactgaacggtcattgagttcggctctgaagtgacttcggtcatctcgcttgcctccgactccggttgctgtgattgctatgcttgatggtgccgaactgattgctcggcacttttaagcgcaatctgcagacattcttttgctctcttttgatcacctcggatgaccgctatcccacctttagtggggatcttgatggtgaggtgataagtagagcaaacggcccgaactgtgttgagccagtccctccccaggatgacgttgtacggagaccgagctttcaccacaaagaactcgatcatcgtattggagcttgtaggcgcttttcccaccgtgatcggaaggctgataataccttcagggcgggtgtcctcctgggcgaaacttttcagaggaagtggagccggactgagccgatctggatccacttccattttatcgaaacattctttaaaaagaatgctgactgacgctcctgtatccacaaatactctgtggaccagtttgtttgccaccccggcttgaatgacaatagcgtcttggtgaggagagatggctgggacgggatcggcatctgaaaatgtaatcacttcgtctttcttcagccttttatgtgttggttcctcttgattggaacctctgcgttctgcttttagggacgacttagtcttcccggcagggagagcatcaatagtcatgattactccatcatattgcggctcgtcgtcgtcttcgggatcctcatgccttttcggatcctgaggattgcagttcgcacctctctgctttttgttctttttcggctgcttgctttggtatttttttaacgttcctgttttcacaagaacatcaatacctgcagccaaatctcggcactcctcggtatcgtgaccgtgggtgtgatggaaggagcaatattgatcctgaggtcgccgcgcggctgatttcgtcatccgctttggtctttcgaacatatcggaatgtagttcgaaaatttccgctcttgacttgttcagcggtacgaactgagcgggcggcttctcggggttgagacgtggtcccaatctgccttgtaccggtgccctttgaattctttcaaaaggagttcggcgaggaagcctctgatcgctatgatcgggcttcttttcgtctcctcgggatgagctgtctaaagaccgttttcgacggtctgcctcatccgcacgggaaaactggtccgcaatgtcccacatttcttgagctgtttgcggaccgcactccacgagctttctgtagagagctccgggcaggattccattttggaatgccgagatgacaagtagatcattgagattatctacttgtaggcattccttatggaatctcatcaggaagtcgctgatcttttcgtcgcgaccttgacgtatagaaagcagctgagccgaagtgattcgggcttctgctttctgaaagaacctcctgtggaaagcatccattagatctcggtaggatctaatgctgccttgaggaaggctgtcgaaccaccttctggcgttcccgatgagcagctcggggaacagtttgcacatatggacctcattgagaccctggttcgccatattatattgatagcgtcccaagaagtcatgaggatcctctagcccgtcataagtcattgacggtgtccggtagttccgcggcaaaggagttcgggtgatgtcgtccgagaacggagtctttaatgctccgtacatggcgaacccgacatctcttcggtacggaggagatggagttctcctgtggttccggtaccgaggaggagcaggagcatgttgaggttgaggattctttctcctggaagacacgtcactactgcggtagtgactttcatgtctggatgaggagggagaatccgccgttgtcttctccggctgttggctcttctgcaggaaggttaagaactcctcctgcttctcggccaagaacagcttgacagcttcatttaaattgtgctgctgggaagactcggtgcgatgactcctggagtggcttgctccttcttcgtgagaaccggaggtagatgtctcccgaggccgtttttcagacctgcgagctggactagcttcctcacggttatcacgaacggtattatgagtgttatgtgatctggtatgcatttttttggggtggaaaaagggtcaaaaattcgctttatcacaaattttgttctctgtttcccacagacggcgccagtgatgaagctgcgaatttttgatgtttgtaaatgcaggaaataaatgaagatcaacacagggattttacgtggttcgatttactgatgtaaatctacgtccacggggagaaatgggggcaggtttgtattgcttgatctgcgaattacagcttacaacactggcctgctttatgatattctctctagagagctttttagaATTTTACAGAAGCagttatctatctgacctaggttctatttatacagtgaaccaagatcgtggcatgcagcatttattaggtagtggatgtcgtggagatcgtggcgaccttgcatgggtccactatcctgcatgagttaatgactgcttgacaccactaaatagatcgtcggtgtagtggaggtggaaatcttgcatgagtccactatctcctagttcggtcgaatactgagaccgaactgctgaattattgccgagcagcttttgccgatctgagagtagagcttgatgccgacctgagagcagagcttgatgagttggctttcaccgagctgtaggctggggccgaactctttggttgtgccgaactgaactctttagtcacgccggactgatactctttagtcatgccgaactgatactctgtcttgggctttactgctgttgggcttgtttagtacgtactccatcactggtagagaatgaaaatgcagACACAaggaatttacgtggttcgatttactgaagtaaatctacgtccacgggaagaagggagggcaagattgtattgcttgatctgttttctacagcttacaaatacaaacttgctatttgctatatggtattttatctctagagagcttaaccctctcatatcagatctaagttctatttatatcttggactaagatcgtggcttgcatcaccaccctaagtcgtggatgtcgtgtaggtcatggcctaagatcgtggatgtagcgtaggtcatggcctacgatcgtggcctgagttgacaccacgtggtagtgggtgtgttggacatcctgtatgggtccactaactccttgttcggtcgaatactgagaccgaactgctttggttgccgatctgagagtagagcttgatgccgacctgagagcagagcttgattggttggcttttaccgagctgtagactgaggccgaactctttggtaatgccgaactcatactcctgctttggttgccgatctgagagtagagcttgatgccgacctgagagcagagcttgataggttggcttttaccgagctgtaggctgaggccgaactctttggtaatgccgaactcatactcttccttgggctttgggctgatggtaatgccgaactcatactcttccttgggctttgggctgatgggtcgtcattgctgttgggcttgtttagtacgcaccccatcactacccccccccgaaaagcgaagtgaatcacttcggcgaagcgagtcacttcggcattctggaaaagggtacgggggaggctgaagtcaggggacgtgccctgcgcgtgactgcattaaatgcggcattaaatgcgacagtaaaatccggccgtcgaatcctgaaaaggtgggatatgaaacggtgcgatgatttgaaatcttttccaaatctgataaataccgcctttcttcatcatttgaacacctttgctattggcttcttctgcactctctatcttttgcgtgaaaaatttccttccgctttcaaaaatttcctcaggatttcttcaaactttcaaaagagtaagaaccatgtctgcttcttcttcgactgagtctggtagcggtagaaaagggggtaaggggtcttctagccggaaagaatccggggagaagaccgtagagtattttcacagtatcttgagcaAGGaaactgtgatatccctttacgaaaaatactcttttcctggggggaaggcggtggttcccgacgatgatcatagggctaacgacccgccggagggttatgccaccgtttacgaagcctgcttagaatgcgggcttcgtttccctcttcccccaccttttgtagagcttcttgatttttttcaactccctttaggtcaggtgactccgaattcttggaggcacttgtcggcttttgctgccgaacttcgtaggttagataaggatctgtctctgcgggcaatccttaattttttccaatttaaaaggaagggatcttggttttacttgatccccttacagccttttagggcattctgcaaaaccaagtggccgaaatggcaaaaccgcttctttttttataataggacagcggctccgggctttccttggagaaggccgaagtccgtgattccccaccctcggttagaaccgttggccgagctcgatgacgagctcaacaagattcccatagttaggaaacaatacacggagtctgagctcgtcaagggcgacctcgtgttcgacatctcgtcttcggacgaagaggccgagggtgaggatttctctttacctttatgttctactgctttaacgaagaaaactaaccttgttttcttgctttttggcagtgttcatgctgaacaaggctacccgaaaatcttcggagtccaaggagccggagaggccgaaaaccaccagctcggcgtctgatgccgagaggactccgaaaaggcaaaaaacctcttcggatccgaagaagccggagtcaacttcggcaaaggggagggggaaggcccagaagcccccgagagcgccagagaaagacgtggtcttggcacctccttcggaacatatctgtgagccgtttttatggcccacggacttcgccgaggtgaattctcttcttgattttctggccttgctttttttctgtattttttgtggtccctttgttgacttttttctttattcattttcagaggaacgatatgctctccaagctcgtcgccgtcgaactctccaaagcgtccaatgactatgccgagatgcagaggaagttggcggctgcttgtcatcgggccgaacaggctgaggctaactttgagaaggccagagctgctaggatttcggcccaggatgaagctcagtttgccaaaaaccagctcgtcatccagcgagagcaggcgaagcggagcgatgctgctgccgtggttgcccaaggggaggctctccgtgtttacacggagaaactctttttgagcagccagttctcggcctttgtcggtagtctggtaaggctaattgccgataagggcgagcagggggccgacgtcgtgctgcctctgtacagccgagagatagcagctcggcttcagaatctgccgctccttgaggagctcgcttcatcttcggtcctgctttctgcagaccgagtccggagttgtcgagctgatcgggacgagaacctggaggctatctttgcctccgtgggacccgtttcacccgcttcgacttaccacggagagggtgaggccgagccgctggagcgggaggccgaagtcgatcaggccgggcatccggagaaggaagccgatcaggaggcggaggcgaggccggcaggaggcgaggctgaggctgaggtagcccaggagaaagaagctgtaccagaccgaggagccggagacgaagctggcggagtatgatttcgtctcccttctcttagtctagtttcttccttgtaaaatggccttgaagccctagtgtaaaaaattttccttgtgaatgaaaaattctctacacttgtcttcgtatagcttttcgtactcgcctttattcctgttgtattttactatctgctcggtacagctgccgaactaatatagctgctttgtacccaaggagatggagatacttcactggaaacggctgtactcttcggctttggacgaagctgagagaagagctatagccgatcagacgaagaatgacgagcttctggctcgtttagtgaagctggatgccgatatcaaggacttagagtccgataagaaagatctggaggccgagctgaatacggccattgctgagaggactgcgtatgaggattacatccgtgtgcgcgggggaatgaccatatcagatgttcagagtcgagttgacgaactgtgggaggaatatcatgtactccgtatgaacaatgtgctggagagcccggcttgccaacaagttgtgacatcactgcggcgttgggcttctcggtacaacattgttctttctcggcgcccctccatagaaagattccttcggcatatcgcgccaacagatgctcgcactccagatcaaacctctggttcccttgttcaaaatcctactcccagccaacaacgaactccggaacagccggaaacgtcaagacgagaacgggctcaggagcaaccggaatcgtcaagacagggacggactgaaattcgccgaggagttgtgactatgagcgagcaagatcagcaga is a window encoding:
- the LOC121770094 gene encoding uncharacterized protein LOC121770094, which gives rise to MENPHGNNEGIPPPPPPPLNQDQIILQLQQEMAEMRREREEERRREAPVRDAFGNVNIPHPPYDTRVNANNFELKTGLIQFVEQRVFSGRPTEDPNRHLSKFLEIANTTKLNGVPDDTIKLRLFPFSLSGYARDWFDNLEPGSVTSWDDLAQKFLDRFFPLSSTLNLQAEISHFKMKGQESMFEAWERFNALLKKCPNHGLSPGHQVSLFYNGCSEFIKSQLDFGSGGSFLDKGVEECKKMLQRLAYTSKGWSSGRDSSMPVASVVDSDAFNLLNQQMMLLNQKVDGLSLGVAPMGEPLHTVEDVNYVHQGGNQRNFYNYRPNNGGGNYQGYRSPFNAHPNLSYGNPNNAIQPPPPPRFPTPSGSTSGAANVPTNSKPSSDDVTHELLKALMEKTDGIMTQSTKRIDKVETAVVEVTTRMGALEHQMSQIAQAVGQLHQPGQFPSNTIPNTKDCKAINLRSGTSYKSPPMPEKEAIVQPEEEETIEVEASTKSPPKDQAETIVPPKPTEESSN